In Thermobaculum terrenum ATCC BAA-798, one genomic interval encodes:
- a CDS encoding GlsB/YeaQ/YmgE family stress response membrane protein: MGIISWIVIGLIAGVLAKWIMPGDDPGGIIVTIIIGIIGAVIGGWIANLFGQEGVTGINLWSILVAVVGSIVLLALYRLVVRGRSV, encoded by the coding sequence ATGGGAATCATATCTTGGATCGTTATAGGGCTTATTGCAGGCGTACTCGCCAAGTGGATCATGCCAGGTGACGACCCGGGCGGCATTATAGTCACGATCATTATCGGCATCATAGGAGCGGTGATCGGTGGCTGGATAGCCAACCTATTCGGCCAGGAGGGCGTGACCGGCATTAACCTCTGGTCCATTCTTGTAGCTGTCGTGGGGTCGATAGTACTCCTCGCGCTCTACAGATTGGTAGTTCGTGGCCGTAGCGTCTAG
- a CDS encoding RNA polymerase sigma factor, with product MENPEGTRELLAEMELVRAARDGDKEAFSALVRLYQQDVYRLCYRVLGNHHNAEDASQEVFLRAYDRLKQLESNDKFRSWLMRIAVNICLNERRRRHPITEIEEWHHPDTQDPETNTLRSERLQLVERAIQELPRNHRIALVLKDLEGVDYAQIADYLEVQEGTARVWVYRGRQKLKEIIERWNGT from the coding sequence TTGGAGAATCCTGAGGGTACCAGAGAACTCTTGGCAGAGATGGAGCTGGTGAGAGCAGCACGTGATGGCGACAAGGAAGCCTTCTCGGCGCTCGTACGGCTCTACCAGCAGGACGTGTACCGTCTCTGCTACCGTGTGCTGGGCAACCACCACAATGCCGAAGACGCATCCCAGGAGGTGTTCCTGCGGGCGTACGATCGTCTCAAACAGCTAGAAAGCAACGATAAGTTTCGCAGCTGGCTAATGCGCATCGCGGTCAACATCTGCCTAAACGAGCGTCGACGTCGCCACCCTATCACAGAGATAGAGGAGTGGCACCATCCCGATACACAGGATCCAGAGACCAACACGCTCCGCTCGGAGAGACTACAGCTAGTAGAGAGGGCTATTCAGGAGCTGCCAAGAAACCATAGAATAGCATTGGTGCTCAAGGATCTGGAAGGGGTAGATTACGCGCAGATCGCAGACTATCTGGAGGTGCAGGAGGGCACAGCCCGCGTGTGGGTCTACAGGGGCAGACAGAAGCTGAAGGAGATCATAGAGCGATGGAATGGGACATGA
- a CDS encoding anti-sigma factor family protein has protein sequence MEWDMILQRYVWGELSEEERASLELELEHSPELRATLEAYVRLHSALEDISKQGVTAPDLSRSIERRVQLASYLRGMLQLCGGVVASYARAILAMLGLSR, from the coding sequence ATGGAATGGGACATGATCCTCCAAAGATACGTCTGGGGAGAGCTAAGCGAGGAGGAGAGGGCTTCGCTTGAGCTCGAGCTGGAGCACAGCCCTGAGCTGAGGGCCACGCTGGAGGCTTATGTCCGCCTGCACTCTGCCCTGGAGGATATCTCCAAACAGGGGGTGACAGCCCCCGACCTGAGCAGATCAATCGAGAGGAGGGTACAGTTGGCATCGTACTTACGCGGCATGCTGCAGCTGTGTGGGGGGGTAGTAGCCTCCTACGCAAGGGCTATCCTCGCCATGCTGGGGTTGAGCCGATGA